The following coding sequences lie in one Phyllopteryx taeniolatus isolate TA_2022b chromosome 4, UOR_Ptae_1.2, whole genome shotgun sequence genomic window:
- the LOC133476544 gene encoding coiled-coil domain-containing protein 40-like isoform X1 — protein MLWSLDAESQRAISRRGTNRSAGWQTRSKLRWRKYVSSTESEPVDVGPQSQADKTGAEGGPAATRHTEQGNTSQAGSPTHFANSSDMEEEEPLNEDEEELIVLDAEHPLVAKKQSALKNQLIKELERLKLDLREEVGVEKAEVSQTEEIYVQLFREQERLKRLQTRLDGQQQTKMLAEGKYRQIQDEVEAVKSFQSCTSSQCKKTRANVSDLQTELDKLQSHLHFTQEVSENLHSNVKAMRNVTRKTAAKKSQVEDQKLKQDIYVERLTKGLERLTQQKDMYGVQTKVQAETTQATKEALSEAEMQMVSLTMSQKQLLQQWNRSLVDLRRRDEDFGAMQEAISMAEHQVIVLDREIQGIKKSISELQEESETLTMLLNCAQMDCEVSKKMISQKQTQHETLQSQYSTYLRALGQTERTLAELTKEDNVLQAEVTDQRRKLEKNKDKHLELENCIMTQMLQRLMDNKAAQYYQRLTNKKTSLKKEKVYRLWNLESEVMAATVESKVINEKLENLTRSQKELDEEIKKYNQVVASNQADSSSIDALITQKQTTIANYTKKKDLIAARTGHEDLSPLQIKVEAMKTQTEELSEKIRNDQQLWLKHQGALVGMTVQIQAHNSEYKKLQAKSTVICQKKIYLERQLEVMRREENEVEKRNKMLERDLLKLNTLLSKNAQLHYALEQENAAMETDFLHKLKEAERGSIEMEVKLEKTQAEKEKLLSSLVEAERQIMLWEKKSHLMKETRLVVEEGHGDLQIMKDDIHRMERQLNQLIKQQEQLVRMSVAVVERRGNIIARNDALARSTKKQMTKGELNLMNDGLRRKIKETQKMVKEWDQEIKELQDSQVNLSNIVAHQKQQLMDLSGTSGVLETDLAKIQDTKGRDQAHLIEFQSKAKKLQEVTDGTYRPSSSSSQLVEVATHSLKERVRAIGTVIHRVCEEFPDHRAALRALLLSLAAGAHGPEQEATLGLLKEDKSIQRKHTSTGRTRDRLRRVWIYVQIQVTMSP, from the exons ATGCTGTGGAG TCTCGATGCAGAGAGCCAAAGAGCAATTAGCAGAAGAGGAACAAACCGATCCGCTGGATGGCAAACAAGGAGCAAACTACGTTGGAGAAAATATGTCTCCTCTACAG AATCAGAACCTGTTGATGTAGGCCCACAGTCTCAAGCTGACAAGACTGGTGCTGAAGGAGGCCCTGCTGCAACAAGACATACTG AGCAGGGCAATACTTCCCAGGCTGGGTCACCAACCCACTTTGCAAACTCCTCAGACATGGAGGAAGAGGAACCACTgaatgaggatgaggaggaactCATTGTTCTTGACGCTGAACAT CCTCTGGTTGCAAAGAAGCAATCTGCACTGAAGAATCAACTCATCAAGGAGCTGGAGAGGCTCAAACTGGATCTAAGAGAAGAG GTGGGAGTTGAGAAGGCAGAGGTGAGCCAAACAGAGGAAATATATGTGCAGTTGTTCAGGGAACAGGAGCGCCTAAAAAGGCTCCAGACAAGACTAGATGGCCAACAGCAGACCAAGATGTTGGCTGAAGGCAAATATCGACAGATACAAGATGAAGTTGAGGCAGTAAAGTCTTTCCAGTCTTGCACAAGCAGCCAGTGTAAGAAGACCAGGGCCAATG TATCCGACCTACAAACGGAGCTAGACAAACTGCAATCGCATCTCCATTTTACACAAGAAGTCAGTGAGAATCTCCATTCTAATGTAAAAGCCATGAGGAATGTCACACGCAAAACAGCAGCTAAGAAGTCCCAAGTCGAAGACCAGAAACTCAAGCAG GATATCTATGTAGAGCGCCTCACCAAGGGCTTGGAGAGACTCACACAACAGAAGGATATGTATGGGGTCCAGACCAAAGTCCAGGCAGAGACAACACAGGCAACCAAAGAGGCTCTTTCTGAG GCAGAAATGCAAATGGTGTCTCTGACGATGTCCCAGAAACAGCTTTTACAGCAGTGGAACAGGAGCCTGGTGGATTTGAGGAGACGAGATGAAGACTTCGGAGCTATGCAGGAGGCTATTAG CATGGCTGAGCACCAAGTGATCGTGCTGGACAGAGAGATTCAAGGCATTAAGAAATCCATCTCTGAGCTACAGGAGGAAAGTGAGACTCTGACCATGCTGCTTAACTGCGCCCAGATGGACTGTGAAGTCTCCAAAAAGATGATCAGTCAGAAGCAGACCCAGCATGAAACTCTGCAGTCCCAATACAGCACCTACCTCCGTGCTCTGGGGCAGACAGAGCGCACACTCGCAGAACTCACAAAG GAGGACAATGTTCTTCAGGCTGAGGTGACTGATCAGAGACGAAAgctggagaaaaacaaagataagCACCTGGAGTTAGAGAACTGCATCATGACCCAAATGCTGCAGAGGCTCATGGACAACAAGGCTGCTCAGTACTATCAGCGACTTACCAACAAGAAAACCTCACTCAAAAAAGAGAAG GTCTATCGGCTGTGGAATTTGGAGAGTGAGGTAATGGCGGCTACGGTGGAAAGCAAAGTGATCAACGAGAAACTGGAAAACTTGACCCGATCTCAGAAGGAGCTGGACGAGGAAATCAAAAAGTACAACCAGGTGGTCGCATCTAACCAGGCTGACAGTTCTTCCATCGATGCACTCATCACACAGAAACAGACCACTATCGCAAattacaccaaaaaaaaggatCTCATCGCTGCACGCACTGGG CATGAAGATCTGAGTCCTCTGCAAATCAAGGTAGAGGCAATGAAGACTCAAACTGAGGAATTATCAGAAAAAATCAGGAATGATCAGCAGCTATGGCTGAAGCATCAGGGAGCACTTGTTGGAATGACCGTACAGATTCAGGCACACAACAGTGAATACAAAAAACTTCAGGCAAAGTCCACTGTGATCTGTCAGAAGAAGATTTATCTGGAGC GTCAGCTTGAAGTCATGCGCCGTGAGGAGAATGAGGTGGAGAAGCGCAATAAGATGCTTGAAAGAGACCTGCTGAAGCTCAACACTCTTCTGAGCAAGAATGCCCAGCTGCACTATGCTTTGGAGCAGGAGAACGCTGCGATGGAGACCGACTTCCTTCACAAACTTAAG GAGGCAGAGCGGGGGTCTATAGAGATGGAGGTGAAGCTGGAGAAGACTCAGGCGGAAAAAGAGAAACTTCTCAGCAGTTTGGTGGAGGCTGA gcGACAGATCATGCTGTGGGAAAAGAAGTCTCACCTTATGAAAGAGACACGTTTAGTTGTGGAAGAGGGTCATGGAGACCTCCAGATAATGAAGGATGACATTCACCGTATGGAG CGGCAGCTCAACCAGCTGATAAAGCAGCAGGAGCAGCTCGTGAGGATGAGTGTCGCAGTCGTGGAAAGGAGGGGAAACATTATCGCGCGCAATGATGCCCTGGCCCGTAGCACTAAAAAGCAGATGACGAAAGGCGAGCTAAATCTCATGAATGATGGCTTGCGGCGCAAAATCAAGGAAACACAAAAG atggTCAAAGAGTGGGACCAGGAGATCAAAGAACTGCAGGACAGCCAGGTGAATCTGAGCAACATTGTTGCACATCAGAAACAGCAGCTGATGGACCTGTCAGGAACCAGTGGTGTCCTTGAGACTGATCTAGCAAAAATCCAGGATACCAAAGGCAGA GACCAAGCTCACCTGATTGAATTTCAGAGCAAGGCTAAGAAACTCCAAGAGGTGACTGATGGAACGTATCGACCCTCATCCTCATCTAGTCAATTGGTGGAAGTTGCTACACACAGCCTAAAGGAGCGCGTGCGCGCCATCGGCACTGTTATTCACCGTGTGTGTGAGGAGTTCCCCGATCACCGAGCAGCTCTCCGTGCTCTGTTACTATCATTGGCAGCAGGCGCACACGGTCCAGAGCAGGAAGCAACAT taggcCTGTTGAAGGAAGACAAGAGTAtccaaagaaaacacacaagcacagggagaacacgtgACAGACTGCGGCGTGTTTGGATTTACGTGCAAATTCAGGTTACGATGTCGCCATAA
- the LOC133476544 gene encoding coiled-coil domain-containing protein 40-like isoform X3, with translation MLWSLDAESQRAISRRGTNRSAGWQTRSKLRWRKYVSSTESEPVDVGPQSQADKTGAEGGPAATRHTEQGNTSQAGSPTHFANSSDMEEEEPLNEDEEELIVLDAEHPLVAKKQSALKNQLIKELERLKLDLREEVGVEKAEVSQTEEIYVQLFREQERLKRLQTRLDGQQQTKMLAEGKYRQIQDEVEAVKSFQSCTSSQCKKTRANVSDLQTELDKLQSHLHFTQEVSENLHSNVKAMRNVTRKTAAKKSQVEDQKLKQDIYVERLTKGLERLTQQKDMYGVQTKVQAETTQATKEALSEAEMQMVSLTMSQKQLLQQWNRSLVDLRRRDEDFGAMQEAISMAEHQVIVLDREIQGIKKSISELQEESETLTMLLNCAQMDCEVSKKMISQKQTQHETLQSQYSTYLRALGQTERTLAELTKEDNVLQAEVTDQRRKLEKNKDKHLELENCIMTQMLQRLMDNKAAQYYQRLTNKKTSLKKEKVYRLWNLESEVMAATVESKVINEKLENLTRSQKELDEEIKKYNQVVASNQADSSSIDALITQKQTTIANYTKKKDLIAARTGHEDLSPLQIKVEAMKTQTEELSEKIRNDQQLWLKHQGALVGMTVQIQAHNSEYKKLQAKSTVICQKKIYLERQLEVMRREENEVEKRNKMLERDLLKLNTLLSKNAQLHYALEQENAAMETDFLHKLKEAERGSIEMEVKLEKTQAEKEKLLSSLVEAERQIMLWEKKSHLMKETRLVVEEGHGDLQIMKDDIHRMERQLNQLIKQQEQLVRMSVAVVERRGNIIARNDALARSTKKQMTKGELNLMNDGLRRKIKETQKMVKEWDQEIKELQDSQVNLSNIVAHQKQQLMDLSGTSGVLETDLAKIQDTKGRDQAHLIEFQSKAKKLQEVTDGTYRPSSSSSQLVEVATHSLKERVRAIGTVIHRVCEEFPDHRAALRALLLSLAAGAHGPEQEATCE, from the exons ATGCTGTGGAG TCTCGATGCAGAGAGCCAAAGAGCAATTAGCAGAAGAGGAACAAACCGATCCGCTGGATGGCAAACAAGGAGCAAACTACGTTGGAGAAAATATGTCTCCTCTACAG AATCAGAACCTGTTGATGTAGGCCCACAGTCTCAAGCTGACAAGACTGGTGCTGAAGGAGGCCCTGCTGCAACAAGACATACTG AGCAGGGCAATACTTCCCAGGCTGGGTCACCAACCCACTTTGCAAACTCCTCAGACATGGAGGAAGAGGAACCACTgaatgaggatgaggaggaactCATTGTTCTTGACGCTGAACAT CCTCTGGTTGCAAAGAAGCAATCTGCACTGAAGAATCAACTCATCAAGGAGCTGGAGAGGCTCAAACTGGATCTAAGAGAAGAG GTGGGAGTTGAGAAGGCAGAGGTGAGCCAAACAGAGGAAATATATGTGCAGTTGTTCAGGGAACAGGAGCGCCTAAAAAGGCTCCAGACAAGACTAGATGGCCAACAGCAGACCAAGATGTTGGCTGAAGGCAAATATCGACAGATACAAGATGAAGTTGAGGCAGTAAAGTCTTTCCAGTCTTGCACAAGCAGCCAGTGTAAGAAGACCAGGGCCAATG TATCCGACCTACAAACGGAGCTAGACAAACTGCAATCGCATCTCCATTTTACACAAGAAGTCAGTGAGAATCTCCATTCTAATGTAAAAGCCATGAGGAATGTCACACGCAAAACAGCAGCTAAGAAGTCCCAAGTCGAAGACCAGAAACTCAAGCAG GATATCTATGTAGAGCGCCTCACCAAGGGCTTGGAGAGACTCACACAACAGAAGGATATGTATGGGGTCCAGACCAAAGTCCAGGCAGAGACAACACAGGCAACCAAAGAGGCTCTTTCTGAG GCAGAAATGCAAATGGTGTCTCTGACGATGTCCCAGAAACAGCTTTTACAGCAGTGGAACAGGAGCCTGGTGGATTTGAGGAGACGAGATGAAGACTTCGGAGCTATGCAGGAGGCTATTAG CATGGCTGAGCACCAAGTGATCGTGCTGGACAGAGAGATTCAAGGCATTAAGAAATCCATCTCTGAGCTACAGGAGGAAAGTGAGACTCTGACCATGCTGCTTAACTGCGCCCAGATGGACTGTGAAGTCTCCAAAAAGATGATCAGTCAGAAGCAGACCCAGCATGAAACTCTGCAGTCCCAATACAGCACCTACCTCCGTGCTCTGGGGCAGACAGAGCGCACACTCGCAGAACTCACAAAG GAGGACAATGTTCTTCAGGCTGAGGTGACTGATCAGAGACGAAAgctggagaaaaacaaagataagCACCTGGAGTTAGAGAACTGCATCATGACCCAAATGCTGCAGAGGCTCATGGACAACAAGGCTGCTCAGTACTATCAGCGACTTACCAACAAGAAAACCTCACTCAAAAAAGAGAAG GTCTATCGGCTGTGGAATTTGGAGAGTGAGGTAATGGCGGCTACGGTGGAAAGCAAAGTGATCAACGAGAAACTGGAAAACTTGACCCGATCTCAGAAGGAGCTGGACGAGGAAATCAAAAAGTACAACCAGGTGGTCGCATCTAACCAGGCTGACAGTTCTTCCATCGATGCACTCATCACACAGAAACAGACCACTATCGCAAattacaccaaaaaaaaggatCTCATCGCTGCACGCACTGGG CATGAAGATCTGAGTCCTCTGCAAATCAAGGTAGAGGCAATGAAGACTCAAACTGAGGAATTATCAGAAAAAATCAGGAATGATCAGCAGCTATGGCTGAAGCATCAGGGAGCACTTGTTGGAATGACCGTACAGATTCAGGCACACAACAGTGAATACAAAAAACTTCAGGCAAAGTCCACTGTGATCTGTCAGAAGAAGATTTATCTGGAGC GTCAGCTTGAAGTCATGCGCCGTGAGGAGAATGAGGTGGAGAAGCGCAATAAGATGCTTGAAAGAGACCTGCTGAAGCTCAACACTCTTCTGAGCAAGAATGCCCAGCTGCACTATGCTTTGGAGCAGGAGAACGCTGCGATGGAGACCGACTTCCTTCACAAACTTAAG GAGGCAGAGCGGGGGTCTATAGAGATGGAGGTGAAGCTGGAGAAGACTCAGGCGGAAAAAGAGAAACTTCTCAGCAGTTTGGTGGAGGCTGA gcGACAGATCATGCTGTGGGAAAAGAAGTCTCACCTTATGAAAGAGACACGTTTAGTTGTGGAAGAGGGTCATGGAGACCTCCAGATAATGAAGGATGACATTCACCGTATGGAG CGGCAGCTCAACCAGCTGATAAAGCAGCAGGAGCAGCTCGTGAGGATGAGTGTCGCAGTCGTGGAAAGGAGGGGAAACATTATCGCGCGCAATGATGCCCTGGCCCGTAGCACTAAAAAGCAGATGACGAAAGGCGAGCTAAATCTCATGAATGATGGCTTGCGGCGCAAAATCAAGGAAACACAAAAG atggTCAAAGAGTGGGACCAGGAGATCAAAGAACTGCAGGACAGCCAGGTGAATCTGAGCAACATTGTTGCACATCAGAAACAGCAGCTGATGGACCTGTCAGGAACCAGTGGTGTCCTTGAGACTGATCTAGCAAAAATCCAGGATACCAAAGGCAGA GACCAAGCTCACCTGATTGAATTTCAGAGCAAGGCTAAGAAACTCCAAGAGGTGACTGATGGAACGTATCGACCCTCATCCTCATCTAGTCAATTGGTGGAAGTTGCTACACACAGCCTAAAGGAGCGCGTGCGCGCCATCGGCACTGTTATTCACCGTGTGTGTGAGGAGTTCCCCGATCACCGAGCAGCTCTCCGTGCTCTGTTACTATCATTGGCAGCAGGCGCACACGGTCCAGAGCAGGAAGCAACATGTGAGTGA
- the LOC133476544 gene encoding coiled-coil domain-containing protein 40-like isoform X2 codes for MQRAKEQLAEEEQTDPLDGKQGANYVGENMSPLQPESEPVDVGPQSQADKTGAEGGPAATRHTEQGNTSQAGSPTHFANSSDMEEEEPLNEDEEELIVLDAEHPLVAKKQSALKNQLIKELERLKLDLREEVGVEKAEVSQTEEIYVQLFREQERLKRLQTRLDGQQQTKMLAEGKYRQIQDEVEAVKSFQSCTSSQCKKTRANVSDLQTELDKLQSHLHFTQEVSENLHSNVKAMRNVTRKTAAKKSQVEDQKLKQDIYVERLTKGLERLTQQKDMYGVQTKVQAETTQATKEALSEAEMQMVSLTMSQKQLLQQWNRSLVDLRRRDEDFGAMQEAISMAEHQVIVLDREIQGIKKSISELQEESETLTMLLNCAQMDCEVSKKMISQKQTQHETLQSQYSTYLRALGQTERTLAELTKEDNVLQAEVTDQRRKLEKNKDKHLELENCIMTQMLQRLMDNKAAQYYQRLTNKKTSLKKEKVYRLWNLESEVMAATVESKVINEKLENLTRSQKELDEEIKKYNQVVASNQADSSSIDALITQKQTTIANYTKKKDLIAARTGHEDLSPLQIKVEAMKTQTEELSEKIRNDQQLWLKHQGALVGMTVQIQAHNSEYKKLQAKSTVICQKKIYLERQLEVMRREENEVEKRNKMLERDLLKLNTLLSKNAQLHYALEQENAAMETDFLHKLKEAERGSIEMEVKLEKTQAEKEKLLSSLVEAERQIMLWEKKSHLMKETRLVVEEGHGDLQIMKDDIHRMERQLNQLIKQQEQLVRMSVAVVERRGNIIARNDALARSTKKQMTKGELNLMNDGLRRKIKETQKMVKEWDQEIKELQDSQVNLSNIVAHQKQQLMDLSGTSGVLETDLAKIQDTKGRDQAHLIEFQSKAKKLQEVTDGTYRPSSSSSQLVEVATHSLKERVRAIGTVIHRVCEEFPDHRAALRALLLSLAAGAHGPEQEATLGLLKEDKSIQRKHTSTGRTRDRLRRVWIYVQIQVTMSP; via the exons ATGCAGAGAGCCAAAGAGCAATTAGCAGAAGAGGAACAAACCGATCCGCTGGATGGCAAACAAGGAGCAAACTACGTTGGAGAAAATATGTCTCCTCTACAG CCAGAATCAGAACCTGTTGATGTAGGCCCACAGTCTCAAGCTGACAAGACTGGTGCTGAAGGAGGCCCTGCTGCAACAAGACATACTG AGCAGGGCAATACTTCCCAGGCTGGGTCACCAACCCACTTTGCAAACTCCTCAGACATGGAGGAAGAGGAACCACTgaatgaggatgaggaggaactCATTGTTCTTGACGCTGAACAT CCTCTGGTTGCAAAGAAGCAATCTGCACTGAAGAATCAACTCATCAAGGAGCTGGAGAGGCTCAAACTGGATCTAAGAGAAGAG GTGGGAGTTGAGAAGGCAGAGGTGAGCCAAACAGAGGAAATATATGTGCAGTTGTTCAGGGAACAGGAGCGCCTAAAAAGGCTCCAGACAAGACTAGATGGCCAACAGCAGACCAAGATGTTGGCTGAAGGCAAATATCGACAGATACAAGATGAAGTTGAGGCAGTAAAGTCTTTCCAGTCTTGCACAAGCAGCCAGTGTAAGAAGACCAGGGCCAATG TATCCGACCTACAAACGGAGCTAGACAAACTGCAATCGCATCTCCATTTTACACAAGAAGTCAGTGAGAATCTCCATTCTAATGTAAAAGCCATGAGGAATGTCACACGCAAAACAGCAGCTAAGAAGTCCCAAGTCGAAGACCAGAAACTCAAGCAG GATATCTATGTAGAGCGCCTCACCAAGGGCTTGGAGAGACTCACACAACAGAAGGATATGTATGGGGTCCAGACCAAAGTCCAGGCAGAGACAACACAGGCAACCAAAGAGGCTCTTTCTGAG GCAGAAATGCAAATGGTGTCTCTGACGATGTCCCAGAAACAGCTTTTACAGCAGTGGAACAGGAGCCTGGTGGATTTGAGGAGACGAGATGAAGACTTCGGAGCTATGCAGGAGGCTATTAG CATGGCTGAGCACCAAGTGATCGTGCTGGACAGAGAGATTCAAGGCATTAAGAAATCCATCTCTGAGCTACAGGAGGAAAGTGAGACTCTGACCATGCTGCTTAACTGCGCCCAGATGGACTGTGAAGTCTCCAAAAAGATGATCAGTCAGAAGCAGACCCAGCATGAAACTCTGCAGTCCCAATACAGCACCTACCTCCGTGCTCTGGGGCAGACAGAGCGCACACTCGCAGAACTCACAAAG GAGGACAATGTTCTTCAGGCTGAGGTGACTGATCAGAGACGAAAgctggagaaaaacaaagataagCACCTGGAGTTAGAGAACTGCATCATGACCCAAATGCTGCAGAGGCTCATGGACAACAAGGCTGCTCAGTACTATCAGCGACTTACCAACAAGAAAACCTCACTCAAAAAAGAGAAG GTCTATCGGCTGTGGAATTTGGAGAGTGAGGTAATGGCGGCTACGGTGGAAAGCAAAGTGATCAACGAGAAACTGGAAAACTTGACCCGATCTCAGAAGGAGCTGGACGAGGAAATCAAAAAGTACAACCAGGTGGTCGCATCTAACCAGGCTGACAGTTCTTCCATCGATGCACTCATCACACAGAAACAGACCACTATCGCAAattacaccaaaaaaaaggatCTCATCGCTGCACGCACTGGG CATGAAGATCTGAGTCCTCTGCAAATCAAGGTAGAGGCAATGAAGACTCAAACTGAGGAATTATCAGAAAAAATCAGGAATGATCAGCAGCTATGGCTGAAGCATCAGGGAGCACTTGTTGGAATGACCGTACAGATTCAGGCACACAACAGTGAATACAAAAAACTTCAGGCAAAGTCCACTGTGATCTGTCAGAAGAAGATTTATCTGGAGC GTCAGCTTGAAGTCATGCGCCGTGAGGAGAATGAGGTGGAGAAGCGCAATAAGATGCTTGAAAGAGACCTGCTGAAGCTCAACACTCTTCTGAGCAAGAATGCCCAGCTGCACTATGCTTTGGAGCAGGAGAACGCTGCGATGGAGACCGACTTCCTTCACAAACTTAAG GAGGCAGAGCGGGGGTCTATAGAGATGGAGGTGAAGCTGGAGAAGACTCAGGCGGAAAAAGAGAAACTTCTCAGCAGTTTGGTGGAGGCTGA gcGACAGATCATGCTGTGGGAAAAGAAGTCTCACCTTATGAAAGAGACACGTTTAGTTGTGGAAGAGGGTCATGGAGACCTCCAGATAATGAAGGATGACATTCACCGTATGGAG CGGCAGCTCAACCAGCTGATAAAGCAGCAGGAGCAGCTCGTGAGGATGAGTGTCGCAGTCGTGGAAAGGAGGGGAAACATTATCGCGCGCAATGATGCCCTGGCCCGTAGCACTAAAAAGCAGATGACGAAAGGCGAGCTAAATCTCATGAATGATGGCTTGCGGCGCAAAATCAAGGAAACACAAAAG atggTCAAAGAGTGGGACCAGGAGATCAAAGAACTGCAGGACAGCCAGGTGAATCTGAGCAACATTGTTGCACATCAGAAACAGCAGCTGATGGACCTGTCAGGAACCAGTGGTGTCCTTGAGACTGATCTAGCAAAAATCCAGGATACCAAAGGCAGA GACCAAGCTCACCTGATTGAATTTCAGAGCAAGGCTAAGAAACTCCAAGAGGTGACTGATGGAACGTATCGACCCTCATCCTCATCTAGTCAATTGGTGGAAGTTGCTACACACAGCCTAAAGGAGCGCGTGCGCGCCATCGGCACTGTTATTCACCGTGTGTGTGAGGAGTTCCCCGATCACCGAGCAGCTCTCCGTGCTCTGTTACTATCATTGGCAGCAGGCGCACACGGTCCAGAGCAGGAAGCAACAT taggcCTGTTGAAGGAAGACAAGAGTAtccaaagaaaacacacaagcacagggagaacacgtgACAGACTGCGGCGTGTTTGGATTTACGTGCAAATTCAGGTTACGATGTCGCCATAA